In Treponema vincentii, a single window of DNA contains:
- a CDS encoding ABC transporter permease — MRILLFARRNAKEVLRDPVNFFFGLGFPLVLLVLLSIINGSIPPEAGNPMFEISNLAPGLAMFGSVFMALFAGMLLSKDRTSSFLMRLFTSPMTSVDFILGYTLPMLAMTIVQVAITLVAAKAFGLEITVYFLCAVIVTALTSLLFVGSGLLFGSLMNEKAVGGVCGALLTNVAGWLSGVFIPVDLIGGAFKTITHILPFYHSVEAIRATLSGNFDQVFSHLAVVMGYTVVIFVLAIVVFQRKMNGEKG; from the coding sequence ATGAGAATACTGTTATTTGCAAGAAGAAATGCAAAAGAAGTTTTGCGGGATCCCGTCAATTTCTTTTTCGGTCTGGGATTTCCGCTCGTACTGTTGGTGCTTCTGTCCATTATCAATGGATCCATTCCGCCTGAAGCCGGAAATCCGATGTTTGAAATAAGCAATCTTGCCCCCGGCTTGGCGATGTTCGGGAGCGTATTTATGGCGTTATTTGCGGGGATGCTGCTGTCAAAAGACCGTACCTCATCTTTTTTAATGCGCTTGTTTACGTCTCCGATGACGTCCGTAGATTTTATTTTGGGCTACACGTTGCCTATGCTCGCTATGACAATAGTGCAGGTGGCGATAACCTTAGTGGCGGCGAAAGCTTTTGGGCTTGAAATAACGGTGTACTTCCTGTGTGCGGTTATTGTAACAGCGTTGACCTCTCTGCTGTTCGTGGGGTCAGGGTTGCTTTTCGGCAGCCTGATGAATGAGAAGGCGGTCGGCGGTGTTTGCGGAGCCTTGCTAACAAATGTTGCCGGATGGCTATCAGGAGTATTTATTCCGGTCGATTTAATAGGCGGCGCTTTTAAAACGATAACACATATCCTGCCGTTTTATCATAGTGTTGAAGCGATACGGGCAACCTTAAGCGGCAATTTCGATCAGGTCTTTTCTCATTTGGCTGTTGTGATGGGCTATACGGTGGTTATCTTTGTGCTTGCGATTGTTGTTTTTCAACGGAAAATGAATGGGGAGAAAGGATAG